One region of Triticum aestivum cultivar Chinese Spring chromosome 6B, IWGSC CS RefSeq v2.1, whole genome shotgun sequence genomic DNA includes:
- the LOC123135648 gene encoding uncharacterized protein — protein sequence MNGGGGGGGILSYEKLEGYAVWVGASVAAAFFISMERCSCIHLHTMDDDDCDDPEEAKDRPLMLSRPQALPEYYYDWTGSSASFAKM from the coding sequence ATgaacggaggcggcggcggcggcgggatcctaTCGTATGAGAAGCTGGAGGGGTACGCGGTATGGGTGGGCGCGAGCGTGGCAGCGGCCTTCTTCATCTCCATGGAGCGGTGCTCCTGCATCCACCTCCACACCATGGACGACGACGATTGCGACGACCCCGAGGAGGCCAAGGACCGGCCCCTCATGCTCTCCCGCCCCCAGGCCCTCCCCGAGTACTACTACGACTGGACAGGGTCCTCCGCCTCGTTCGCCAAGATGTGA